A stretch of the Cucurbita pepo subsp. pepo cultivar mu-cu-16 chromosome LG16, ASM280686v2, whole genome shotgun sequence genome encodes the following:
- the LOC111777264 gene encoding uncharacterized protein LOC111777264 isoform X2, translating to MNTVIRNDVTLLLSRKNDETIDWARSWKTTLFSLLEDVPNHYRHLVASISIDGTSATTIIVDSNTGQPLSKPLLYNETCPDALPLVKSIAPVNHTVCSASSTLCKLVSWWNSAASNKEYATLLHQADWLLWFLHGKLGVSDYNNALKVGYDPEIESYPPWLLAQPYSMLLPHVKAPGTSIGYLKEDIRSQYGFPNDCIACTGTTDSIAAFLAARATLPGQAVTSLGSTLAIKLLSTNRIDDARFGVYSHRLDNMWLVGGASNTGGAVLRQIFTDKQLEELSKQINPMKSSPLDYYPLTSMGERFPEADPQMAPRLHPRPENDVEYLHGILESIARIEGKAYRLLKDLGATQVEEVFTAGGGSKNEKWTKIRERVLGLPVSRASQTEAAYGAALLALKGAQLFMQ from the exons ATGAATACAGTAATCAGGAATGATGTTACTTTACTGTTGTCTAGAAAGAATGACGAAACAATCGACTGGGCAAGATCGTGGAAAACAACACTTTTCTCATTGCTTGAAGATGTTCCAAATCATTATCGTCATTTGGTAGCATCTATTTCCATTGATGGCACATCTGCAACAACCATAATTGTGGACAG CAACACAGGACAGCCATTGTCAAAGCCATTATTGTACAATGAGACTTGTCCTGATGCCTTACCATTGGTGAAGTCTATTGCTCCAGTGAACCATACAGTCTGCTCTGCGTCATCGACCTTATGCAAGCTGGTTTCATGGTGGAACAGTGCCGCCTCAAATAAAGAATATGCCACATTGTTACATCAAGCAGATTGGTTGTTGTGGTTTCTACATGGGAAGCTTGGGGTTTCAGATTATAATAATGCTCTGAAG GTTGGCTATGATCCTGAAATTGAATCTTACCCACCCTGGCTTCTTGCTCAACCATATTCTATGCTTTTACCTCATGTCAAAGCTCCTGGAACTTCTATTGGATATTTGAAAGAAGACATTAGATCACAATATG GTTTTCCAAATGATTGCATTGCATGCACAGGAACCACAGATAGTATTGCTGCATTTCTTGCAGCACGTGCGACACTGCCAGGGCAAGCT GTCACTTCCTTGGGATCCACGCTTGCCATCAAATTACTGAGTACCAATAGGATTGACGATGCGCGGTTTGGAGTGTACAGCCACCGACTTGACAATATGTGGCTCGTAGGAGGTGCTTCAAACACAGGAGGAGCCGTTCTAAGACAAATCTTTACTGACAAGCAATTAGAAGAATTGAGCAAACAAATCAATCCCATGAAAAGTTCTCCTCTAGATTACTATCCTTTGACTTCAatgggagagagatttccGGAGGCAGACCCACAAATGGCTCCCAG ATTACATCCACGGCCAGAAAATGATGTCGAATATTTGCATGGAATTTTGGAATCTATTGCCCGTATTGAG GGAAAGGCCTATAGGTTATTAAAGGATCTAGGAGCAACTCAGGTAGAAGAAGTGTTCACAGCTGGAGGTGGATCCAAGAATGAGAAATGGACGAAGATACGAGAGAGAGTTCTTGGTTTGCCTGTGAGTCGGGCAAGTCAGACCGAGGCTGCATATGGAGCTGCTCTATTGGCATTAAAAGGTGCGCAATTATTCATGCAATGA
- the LOC111777263 gene encoding protein DETOXIFICATION 46, chloroplastic-like isoform X1: protein MASVILHSPFSVTARIHNPNIFRPLSPPSFPTISFRSSSSPLAIDLSSRINRRFAVPRRRHEWEVGCLEIESEIGIEVQENEQLLGSGGGGEELGSPGLLTQMKEIVTFTGPAIGLWICGPLMSLIDTAVIGQGSAVELAALGPATVLCDYTSYVFMFLSIATSNMVATALAKQDKNEVQHHISVLLFVGLTSGFLMLLVTKLLGSVALTAFVGTKNADIIPAANTYIQIRGLAWPAILTGWVAQSASLGMKDSWGPLKALAVASIVNGIGDVVLCMFLGYGIAGAAWATMVSQVIAAYMMIEALNKKAYNGFALSVPSSGEFFSILGLAAPVFLTMMSKVVFYSLLIYYATSMGTHTMAAHQVMIQTFCMCTVWGEPLSQTAQSFMPGLINGVNRSLDKARMLLKSLLIIGAIFGLILGSIGTLVPWLFPYLFTPEERIIQEMHKVLIPYFLALVITPPTHSLEGTLLAGRDLKFISLSMTGCLSLGALVLLVISSRGYGLTGCWYALTGFQWARFLIALRRILSPDGMLYSSDLSHYKLERPKAA, encoded by the exons ATGGCTTCCGTAATCCTCCATTCTCCTTTCTCAGTCACTGCTCGAATCCACAACCCCAATATATTCAGACCACTTTCTCCCCCTTCCTTTCCCACCATTTCGTTTCGTTCATCTTCCTCCCCTTTAGCTATAGATTTGTCGTCGCGGATTAACCGCCGATTCGCGGTTCCTCGCCGGCGTCACGAGTGGGAAGTCGGCTGCCTCGAGATTGAGAGCGAAATCGGCATTGAAGTACAAGAAAATGAACAATTATTGGGgagtggaggaggaggagaagaattGGGGAGCCCAGGGTTGTTGACTCAGATGAAGGAGATTGTAACGTTTACAGGGCCTGCCATTGGATTGTGGATTTGTGGACCATTAATGAGTCTCATTGACACTGCGGTTATTGGCCAGGGAAGCGCCGTTGAGCTTGCTGCTTTAG GCCCAGCGACAGTGTTATGTGATTATACGAGCTACGTGTTCATGTTTCTTAGTATCGCGACTTCAAACATGGTAGCCACGGCCCTTGCCAAACAG GATAAAAACGAAGTGCAGCACCACATATCAGTATTGCTATTTGTGGGGCTGACATCTGGTTTCTTGATGCTCTTAGTTACCAAACTATTGGGTTCAGTGGCGCTAACTG CTTTTGTGGGGACGAAGAACGCTGATATCATACCGGCAGCAAACACCTATATTCAG ATTCGAGGTTTGGCATGGCCCGCAATTCTCACTGGCTGGGTTGCTCAGAGTGCAAG TCTTGGCATGAAAGATTCCTGGGGACCTCTGAAGGCTTTGGCTGTTGCGAGTATCGTAAATGGCATAGGTGATGTTGTCCTATGCATGTTTCTAGGATATGGTATTGCTGGTGCAGCATGGGCAACTATGGTATCACAG GTTATTGCAGCTTATATGATGATAGAAGCACTAAACAAGAAAGCATACAATGGATTTGCTCTATCGGTTCCATCGTCTGGTGAATTCTTTTCGATACTTGGACTTGCTGCTCCTGTATTTCTAACAATGATGTCAAAG GTGGTTTTTTATTCTCTCCTCATCTACTATGCTACGTCGATGGGCACACACACCATGGCTGCTCATCAG GTTATGATTCAAACATTTTGTATGTGTACTGTATGGGGTGAACCTCTCTCTCAAACTGCTCAGTCATTTATGCCTGGGTTGATCAATGGAGTGAATCGTAGTTTGGATAAG GCCCGGATGTTGCTAAAGTCACTCTTGATCATAGGAGCTATATTTGGTCTCATATTAGGGTCAATTGGAACATTAGTTCCTTGGTTGTTCCCCTATCTCTTCACACCTGAAGAGAGGATTATTCAGGAG ATGCATAAAGTGTTGATTCCATATTTCTTGGCGCTAGTCATAACACCCCCAACTCATAGCTTAGAAGGGACGTTATTG GCTGGACGAGATCTTAAATTCATTAGTTTGTCGATGACTGGATGCCTTTCTCTTGGCGCCCTTGTATTGCTG GTTATTAGCAGTAGAGGTTATGGTTTGACAGGCTGCTGGTATGCCCTGACCGGATTTCAATGG GCTCGGTTTCTTATCGCTCTTCGGCGCATCCTCTCTCCTGATGGAATGCTTTACAGCAGTGATTTAAGCCATTATAAACTAGAAAGGCCAAAAGCTGCATAG
- the LOC111777263 gene encoding protein DETOXIFICATION 46, chloroplastic-like isoform X2, producing the protein MASVILHSPFSVTARIHNPNIFRPLSPPSFPTISFRSSSSPLAIDLSSRINRRFAVPRRRHEWEVGCLEIESEIGIEVQENEQLLGSGGGGEELGSPGLLTQMKEIVTFTGPAIGLWICGPLMSLIDTAVIGQGSAVELAALGPATVLCDYTSYVFMFLSIATSNMVATALAKQDKNEVQHHISVLLFVGLTSGFLMLLVTKLLGSVALTAFVGTKNADIIPAANTYIQIRGLAWPAILTGWVAQSASLGMKDSWGPLKALAVASIVNGIGDVVLCMFLGYGIAGAAWATMVSQVIAAYMMIEALNKKAYNGFALSVPSSGEFFSILGLAAPVFLTMMSKVVFYSLLIYYATSMGTHTMAAHQVMIQTFCMCTVWGEPLSQTAQSFMPGLINGVNRSLDKARMLLKSLLIIGAIFGLILGSIGTLVPWLFPYLFTPEERIIQETETT; encoded by the exons ATGGCTTCCGTAATCCTCCATTCTCCTTTCTCAGTCACTGCTCGAATCCACAACCCCAATATATTCAGACCACTTTCTCCCCCTTCCTTTCCCACCATTTCGTTTCGTTCATCTTCCTCCCCTTTAGCTATAGATTTGTCGTCGCGGATTAACCGCCGATTCGCGGTTCCTCGCCGGCGTCACGAGTGGGAAGTCGGCTGCCTCGAGATTGAGAGCGAAATCGGCATTGAAGTACAAGAAAATGAACAATTATTGGGgagtggaggaggaggagaagaattGGGGAGCCCAGGGTTGTTGACTCAGATGAAGGAGATTGTAACGTTTACAGGGCCTGCCATTGGATTGTGGATTTGTGGACCATTAATGAGTCTCATTGACACTGCGGTTATTGGCCAGGGAAGCGCCGTTGAGCTTGCTGCTTTAG GCCCAGCGACAGTGTTATGTGATTATACGAGCTACGTGTTCATGTTTCTTAGTATCGCGACTTCAAACATGGTAGCCACGGCCCTTGCCAAACAG GATAAAAACGAAGTGCAGCACCACATATCAGTATTGCTATTTGTGGGGCTGACATCTGGTTTCTTGATGCTCTTAGTTACCAAACTATTGGGTTCAGTGGCGCTAACTG CTTTTGTGGGGACGAAGAACGCTGATATCATACCGGCAGCAAACACCTATATTCAG ATTCGAGGTTTGGCATGGCCCGCAATTCTCACTGGCTGGGTTGCTCAGAGTGCAAG TCTTGGCATGAAAGATTCCTGGGGACCTCTGAAGGCTTTGGCTGTTGCGAGTATCGTAAATGGCATAGGTGATGTTGTCCTATGCATGTTTCTAGGATATGGTATTGCTGGTGCAGCATGGGCAACTATGGTATCACAG GTTATTGCAGCTTATATGATGATAGAAGCACTAAACAAGAAAGCATACAATGGATTTGCTCTATCGGTTCCATCGTCTGGTGAATTCTTTTCGATACTTGGACTTGCTGCTCCTGTATTTCTAACAATGATGTCAAAG GTGGTTTTTTATTCTCTCCTCATCTACTATGCTACGTCGATGGGCACACACACCATGGCTGCTCATCAG GTTATGATTCAAACATTTTGTATGTGTACTGTATGGGGTGAACCTCTCTCTCAAACTGCTCAGTCATTTATGCCTGGGTTGATCAATGGAGTGAATCGTAGTTTGGATAAG GCCCGGATGTTGCTAAAGTCACTCTTGATCATAGGAGCTATATTTGGTCTCATATTAGGGTCAATTGGAACATTAGTTCCTTGGTTGTTCCCCTATCTCTTCACACCTGAAGAGAGGATTATTCAGGAG acTGAAACTACATGA